GGGCCTCCGCGTTCCGCGCCGGCGTCTGCTGCGCGCGCTCCCAGACGCCGGGGTTGGTCTCGCGGACCATCTTTTCGCAGTAGTCGACGCAGACAAGGTTCTCCTGGAAGATGTTGTGGTCGAACATGAACTCGGCCGCTTCGCCGAGGTTGATCATCCACTCCGCGAGGTGGGGCGGCGTCACGCCGTAGGCCATGTTCTGCGCGTAGCAGGAGCAGGTGGCGTGGTTGTCTCCGCAGATGCCGCAGATGCGGCTCGTGATGAAGTGGGCGTCGCGCGGGTCTTTGCCCTTCATGAAGATGCTGTATCCGCGGAAGATCGACGACGTGCTGTGGCACTCGGCGACGACCTTGTTCGCGAAATCGATCTTCGTATAAATCCCGAGGCTCCCGACGATGCGGGTGATCGGGTCCCAGTGCATCTCGACGAGGCCGGATTTGGTGCCGCCGTTCGTGGTCGTATTTGCCATTTCGTCCTCCCGCTCACCAAATCGGTTTGTAGCCGGTCGAGAGCGTGCTCCCGCGCTTTCGCCATTTCGTCTCGGTGTCGACCGTCTTCTTCGTGATTTCGCGGAGCGACCGGATCATCCCGCCGTAGAGCTTCACCGCGGTCGACGACACGCTCCCGCCCGGCGGCTCATCCATGAACGGCATGAACATGTCGGGGAACCCCGGCATCGTGCAGCCGATGCAGATGCCGCCGACGTTGGGGCAGCCGCCGAGCCCGTTCATCCACCCCCGCTTCGGGACGTTGCACTTCACGACCGGGCCCCAGCACCCGATCTTCACGAGGCACTCCACCGTGCCGTACTCCTTCGTGAACTGCCCTTGCTCGTAGAAGCCGGCGCGGTCGCAGCCCTCGTGGACGGTGAGCGAGAAGAGCCAGGTCGGGCGCAGCTTGTCGTCGAGCGGGATCATCGGCGCGTTGCCGTTCACCTGCTGGAGCAGGTAGTGGATCGTCTCGGAGAGGTTGTCGGGCTGGATCGGGCAGCCCGGCACGCAGACGATCGGGAGCCCCGCCTTCGTCCGGAAATTCCAGCCGAGGTAGTCGGGGAGCCCCATCGCGCCGGTGGGGTTGCCCTCCATCGCGTGGATGCCGCCGTAGGTCGCGCAGGTCCCGACCGCGATGATGGCGGTCGCCTTCGGCGCGAGCCGATCGATCCACGCGCAGGTCGTCCGCGGCTGACCGGTCGCGGGGTCGTTGCCGAAGCCCGCCCAGTACCCTTCCTTCTTCGTCTCCTCGTTCGGGATCGATCCTTCGATGACGAGGACGAAGGGATCGAGCTCCCCGCGCTCGGCCTTGAAGAACCAATCCATGAACTCGTCGCCGACCTGGTAGTCGATGAGCGGCCAGTGGAACTGGACCTTCGGCAGGCCCGGGAGCGCGCCGAGCGCGATCTCCTCGATGCTCGGCTGGGTCGCGGCGGTGAGCGCGACGGAGTCACCGTCGCAGCTCAATCCTGCGTTGATCCAGAGGACGTGGACCACGGTCTCCGGTTTCTTCGCTTCAGCGCTCATCGTGACAGCTCCTTCTCCAACTCCGCTCGTTCGTTTCGAATCCAGCCGTAGAGCGCCTCGAGCCCCGCGCCCGTCCGCACCGAGAGCGGAAAGACCTGGAGGCCCGGATTGACCTTGTGCGCGTTCGCGAGGCACCGGTCGACGTCGACGTCGAGGTGCGGGACGAGGTCGGTCTTGCTCAGCACGACCACGTCGGCCGCGCGGAACATGTGCGGGTACTTGAGCGGTTTGTCCTCGCCCTCCGTCACCGAGAAGACGACGACCTTCGCGCGCTCGCCGAGGTCGAACATCGCCGGGCAGACGAGGTTTCCGACGTTCTCGATGAAGAGGATCGAGCCGCGCGCCGGCTCGAGCTCGCGCATCGCGGCGCCGACGCGCTCGGCGTCGAGGTGGCAGCCGGCGCCGGTGTTGATCTGCACCGCCCGGCAGCCCGTCGCGCGGATCCGCTCGGCGTCGTTCTCGGTCTCTTGGTCGCCTTCGATCACCGCGAGCGGGGCGTCGCGCTCGAGCTCCTTGATCATCCGCTCGAGGAGCGCGGTCTTCCCGGCGCCGGGCGAGCTCATGAGGTTCAGCGCGAGGATGCGCTGCGCGTCGAAGAAGCCGCGGTTCCGCTCGGCGAGTCGGTCGTTCTTCGCGAGCACGGCCTGCTCCATCCGGATCACCTTGTCGTCTTCGTGATGATGGTGGTGGTGATCGTGATGGTGGTGATCGTGGTCATGGTGGTGATGACCGTGCCCGCTCGTGTCTGCACATCCGCAAGTCCCGCACATGATCAGGCGACCTCCACGTCTTGAATGACCAGCTCCTGGCCGGCGAGGATCGCGACCCTCGCCGAACCGCACGCGCAGAGAGGAAGGCCGTCGCTCATCGCGAAGACGTCGTCGCACTCTTCGCAGCGGGCTTTGGCGGCGACGGGCTCGATCTCGAGCGCGGCGCCCTCGAGCGACGTCGACTGCGTCGCGACGTCGAAGCAGAATCGCATCGCGTCCGGCACCACCGCGACGAGCGCGCCGACGCGGAGGCGGACGCGGACGACGCGACGCGCGCCGAGCCGCGCGCTCACTTCGTCGACGACGCGCTGGACGATCGCGAGCTCGTGCATCTCATGACCGTAGGTCGAACTCCCGATCTGTCGAAGGCTGATTTCGTCTCGATGAAGGCTATTTGCAATTTGAAACAGGTATTGCAGTGATCGGATGACGACGGGATCGGGCGACGCGCGGTCATCCGTCTCATGTCGTCGAGTGCTACGGCGTGTCCGTCGCACTTCGAACTTCGATGTCGCGTTGATCCGAATTGCAGTCGGGGTCAGGATCGATGGATGGGCGCCGCCGTCACGAGCCGTCGTCGACTGCGTGTTCGCGGCACCGTCCAAGGCGTCGGGTTCCGGCCGTTCGTGTATCGGCTCGCGCACGAGCACGGCCTCGACGGCTTCGTCCGCAACGACGGCGCGGGCGTGTGGATCGAGGTGGAGGGGACGACGCGCGGGCTCACGCGCTTCGAGGCGCTGCTGCGTGACGAGCCGCCCCCGCTCGCGCGCATCGTCTCCGTCGACGCCGACGACGTGCCGTCACGCGGCGGCGCGGGCTTCCGCATCGTCGAGAGCGCCTCCGCGCCGTCGACGCGCGCGCTCGTCCCGGCCGACGTCGCGCCGTGCGACGACTGCCTGCGCGAGCTCTTCGATCCGCGCGACCGCCGCCATCGCTACCCGTTCATCAACTGCACCGCGTGCGGCCCGCGCTACACGGTCGTGACGGCCCTCCCATACGACCGCGCGCGCACGACGATGAGCGCCTTCCCGCTCTGCGCCGAGTGCCACGCCGAATACGAAGACCCGACCACCCGCCGCTTCCACGCCGAGCCCACCGCATGCACGACCTGCGGCCCCTCCCTCCGCCTCATCGCCCCGACCACGCGAGCATCGACCGCACGCGGGGAGGAACCGCATGCGCTTGCGGAGGGAGGTGCTCCGTTCGCGCGTGAGGATGGGGCGCGTGTGTTTTCGGAGGGCGGTGCTCGGTTCGCGCGTGAGGATGGGGCGGGGGGCCTTGCGGTGCGTGGTGTTCAGGCTGTGCGCGAGGGCGCGCTTCGGGGCGCGGTGCGCGCGATCGCGGCGGGGGGCGTCGTGGCGGTGAAGGGGGCGGGGGGGTATCTGCTCGCGGTGGACGCGTGGAACGCGGCGGCGGTGGCGCGGCTCCGCGCGCGGAAGCGGCGGCCGGACAAGCCGTTCGCGCTCATGGCGCGGGGGCTCGCGGAGATCGAGGCGCTCGCGCACGTCTCCGTCGTCGAGCGCGCGGCGTTGCTCTCGCCGGCGCGGCCGATCGTGCTCCTCCGTCTCCGCGACGGCGTCGATGCGCCGGAAGGGGTCGCGCCGCGGCTCCGCGAGATCGGGATGATGCTCCCGTCGACGCCGCTCCATGCGCTCCTCCTCGCGGACGGTCCCCCGCTCCAGGTGATGACGAGCGGCAACGCGCGCGACGAGCCGATCGCGAAAGACGACGAGGACGCGTTCGCGCGGCTCGGCTCGATCGCGGACGTCTTCCTCGCGCACGACCGCCCGATCCATACCCGCGTCGACGACTCCGTCGTACGCGTGACCGGAGGCGCGACGCAGCTCCTCCGCCGCGCGCGCGGCTTCGTCCCCGAAGCTCTCGCGCTCCCGAAAGCGCCCGCGTTCCCAAAGGAGAGCGAGAGCGCGCACCCGGAGGCGCTCGTGTTGCCTGTCGTGGGGCCGGCCGTTCTTGCGGTGGGGGCCGACCTCAAGAATGCGGTTTGTCTCACGCGTGGCGGGGAGGCGTTTCTTTCTCAGCATGTCGGGGACCTCGCGGCGCCGGCGGCGCTCGACTTCTTCGTCGAGACGATCGACAAGCTCGCCGGCTTCCTCGACGTCCGCCCCGCGCACGTCGCGCACGACCTCCACCCGGAGTACCGGTCCACGCGCTGGGCGCTCGCGTGCGGGCGCGCGCTCGTGCCGGTTCAGCATCACCACGCCCACGTCGCGTCGTGCCTCGCCGAGCATGGGCGCGTCGGGCCCGCCATCGGCGTCGCCTTCGACGGCACCGGCTGCGGGCCCGACGGCTCGCTCTGGGGCGGCGAGCTCCTCGTCTTCGACCTCGCCGGCTTCCGCCGCGCCGGTCACCTCCGACCGCTCGCGCTCCCCGGCGGGGAGGCCGCCATCCGCGAGCCGTGGCGCCTCGCGCTCGCCGCGCTCGTCGACGCGGGCGTCGGCGACGGCGTCATCGCCGACGTCCTCGCGGACGTCGCTCCCTCGAAGCGCGCGCTCGTCGAGCGCATGATCGCGCGCGCCGTCGCGACACCCCACGCGACCGGCGCCGGTCGCTGGTTCGACGCCGTCGCCGCGATCGCCGGCGGCGCGCGCGCGATCTCCTACGAAGGCCAGGCCGCGATCGAGCTCGCGGCCGCGGCGACGAACGCGCCGTACGACCTCGCGTTCCACGGCGCCGAGCCGTACGAGCTCGCGTTCCACGGCGCCGAGCCGTACGAGCTCGCGTTCGATGGCGGCGAGCCGTTCGTCGTCGACCTCCGGCCGACCGTGCGCGCGATCGCGGCCGACGTCGTCGCGGGGGCTTCGCGCGGCGCGGTGTCTGCCCGCTTCCACGAGACCGTCGCGCGCGCGATCGCGCTCGCGTGCCGTCGCGTCCGCGCCGCGACGCGGATCGGGCTCGTCGCCCTCTCGGGCGGGTGCTTCCAGAACCGCCTCCTGTCCGAGCGCGCCGCGGCGCTGCTCGGCGCGGACGGCTTCGAGGTTTTCGTCCATCGCCGCGTGCCGCCGAACGACGGCGGCGTCGCGTTCGGACAAGCAGCGATCGCGAGCTGTCGCCTCTGGCGGCGACGAAACCGAAAGGGTGGGTGACGAACGTGTGCCTTGGCATTCCCGGAGAAGTGATCGACGTCCGTGACCTCCACGGCGTTCGCTACGGAACGGTGCAGTTCGCGGGCGTGACGCGCGACGTGTGCCTCGAGTGTCAGCCCGACGTCGCGCCCGGCGACTTCGTGCTCGTCCACGTCGGCTTCGCGATCGCGAAGATCGACCGCGAGGAGGCGGCGCGCGCGTGGCGCGTGCTCGAGGAGATCGGAGAGCTCAACGACCTGTTCGCGAACGGTGAAGAGAGGGGAGGCGTGTCATGAAGTACGTCGACGAATACCGGAACAGCAAGGTCGCCGCCGCGCTCGCGAAGCGCATCGGCGAGGTCGCGTCGCGCCCGTGGGTGCTGATGGAGATCTGCGGAGGTCAGACCCACTCCATCGTCCGTTACGGCATCGATCGCATCCTGCCGCGCGAGGTGGAGCTCGTGCACGGGCCGGGGTGCCCCGTCTGCGTGACGCCGCTCGAGACGATCGATCGCGCGCACGCGATCGCGCGCGAGCCGGACGTGATCTTCACGTCGTTCGGCGACATGCTCCGCGTCCCCGGCTCGGCGACGGACCTCCTCCAGCTCCGCAGCCGCGGCGCCGACGTCCGGATCGTGTACGCCCCGACCGACGCGGTCGCGATCGCGCGCGAGAACCCCGACAAACGCGTCGTCTTCTTCGGGATCGGCTTCGAGACGACCGCGCCCGCGAACGCGCTCGCGGTGTCGCAGGCGCGTCGCCTCGGGGTCGCGAACTTCTCGATGCTCGTCTCCCACGTGCGCGTGCCGCCGGCGATCGACGCGATCCTCGATGCGCGCGACAACCGCGTCCAAGGGTTCCTCGGCCCCGGCCACGTCTGCGCGGTGGTCGGCACCGAGGAGTACGAGGAGCTCACCGCGCGCCATCACGTCCCGATCGTGATCGCGGGCTTCGAGCCGATCGACCTGCTCGAGGGGATCCTCATGACGGTGCAGCAGCTCGAGGAAGGACGCGCCGAGACCGAGAACCAGTACAAGCGGACGGTGAAGCGCGAGGGCAACGCCGGCGCGCGGCGCCTCGTCGACGAGGTCTTCGAGGTCTCCGATCGCAAGTGGCGCGGCATCGGCCTCATCCCGCGCTCGGGCCTCCGCCTCCGCGAGGAGTACCGCGCCCACGACGCGGAGGCGCTCTTCGACGTGCAGGCGATCACGACCGCGGAGTCGACCGCGTGCATCAGCGGCCTCGTCCTCCGCGGGCTCAAGAAGCCGTCGGACTGCCCCGCCTTCGGCAAGACCTGTCGCCCGGAGCAGCCGCTCGGCGCGACGATGGTCTCGGCCGAGGGCGCGTGCGCGGCGTATTGGCAATACGGCCGCCGACCCGACCTCGAGGTCGCGCCGGGAGGCGAACATGCTTGATCCCAAGCTCGGCGACGCGCTCCTCGCGGCGACGTGTCCGGTCCCGATCGCGGACACGCCGACGGTCCTCCTCGGCCACGGCAGCGGCGGTCGCCTCACCGCGAAGCTCATCGAGGAGACGATGCTGCCCGCGTTCCGGAACCCGCTCCTCGAGCCGCTCGAAGACGCGGCGATCCTCGCCCCCGCCGCGGGCCGCATCGCGCTCACGACCGACTCGTACGTCGTGACGCCGATCTTCTTCCCCGGCGGCGACATCGGCGAGCTCGCGGTGAACGGCACCGTGAACGACCTCGTCGTGTCGGGCGCGAGGCCGCTCGCGCTCTCGCTCGCGTTCATCCTCGAGGAGGGCTTCCCGCTCGCCGACCTCGAGCGCGTCGTCGCGTCGGTGAAGCGCGCGGCGGAGCGCGCGCGCGTCCGCATCGCGACCGGCGACACGAAGGTCGTCGGCCGTGGCTCCGCCGACAAGGTCTTCATCAACACGTCGGGCGTCGGCGTCGTGCCGGAGGGGCGCGAGGTGTCGGCGCGCCGCGTGCGCGAAGGCGACGCGATCCTCGTCTCGGGGACGATCGGCGATCACGGCGTCGCGATCCTCTCCTGCCGCGAGGGGCTCGCGTTCGGCGGCGACCTCGCGAGCGACACCGCTCCGCTCGGCGATCTCGTCGAGTCCCTCCTCGCCGCGTGCCCCACCGTCCACGCGATGCGCGATCCGACGCGCGGCGGCGTCGCCGCGACCGTGGTCGAGATCGCGTCGCGGGAGAAGGTGGGGATCGAGCTCGACGAGGAGCTCCTGCCGGTGCGCGACGTCGTGCGCGGCGCGTGCGAGATGCTCGGGCTCGATCCGCTCCTCGTCGCGAACGAAGGCAAGCTCGTCGCGTTCGTGCCGGAGAAGGACGCCGCGATCGCGCTCGCGGCGATGCGCGCGCACCCGCTCGGACGAGGCGCGGCGCGGATCGGCCGCGTCACGCGCGAGCACCCCGGCGTCGTCTGGACGCGGACGCCGATCGGCGGCGCCCGCATCCTCGAGCTCCCCTACGCCGAGATGCTGCCGCGCATCTGCTAGACGTCGTCCGCGCCCTCGGCTTCGGACTCGCTCTCGGCCGCGCCGCGCATCGGGCCGCGGAGCAGGACGCGGCCGCCGGCGAGGCCGAGGACCATCGCGAGGACGGAGGCGACGAGGATCCCTGTCTTCGCGGAGGCGAGCTCCGTCTCGCTCGGGAACGCGAGGGTCGCGACGAAGAGGGAGATCGTGAAGCCGATCCCGGCGATGAGGCCGAGGACGGAGAGCTCGCGCCATCCGACGCCGCGCGGGAGCGCGACGAGGCGCGTCCGCACGGCGATCGCGCACGCGGCGAGGATCCCGAGCGGCTTGCCGGCGAGGAGCCCGGCCACGATGCCCGCGCTCACGACGCTGAAGGAGGAGCCGCGGATCGAGACGCCGGCGTTGACGGCGGCGAAGAGGGGCATCACCCCGAACGCGACCCAGGGATGGAGCGCGCGCTGCAAGCGCAGCGACGGCGACAGCGCCTCACGCTGCGCGAGGACGAGGTAAGACGCCTCGTGCGCGAGCGCTTCGTGGTCGCGCCCGCCTCCGAG
The Labilithrix sp. genome window above contains:
- the hypB gene encoding hydrogenase nickel incorporation protein HypB, whose translation is MCGTCGCADTSGHGHHHHDHDHHHHDHHHHHHEDDKVIRMEQAVLAKNDRLAERNRGFFDAQRILALNLMSSPGAGKTALLERMIKELERDAPLAVIEGDQETENDAERIRATGCRAVQINTGAGCHLDAERVGAAMRELEPARGSILFIENVGNLVCPAMFDLGERAKVVVFSVTEGEDKPLKYPHMFRAADVVVLSKTDLVPHLDVDVDRCLANAHKVNPGLQVFPLSVRTGAGLEALYGWIRNERAELEKELSR
- a CDS encoding hydrogenase maturation nickel metallochaperone HypA, whose translation is MHELAIVQRVVDEVSARLGARRVVRVRLRVGALVAVVPDAMRFCFDVATQSTSLEGAALEIEPVAAKARCEECDDVFAMSDGLPLCACGSARVAILAGQELVIQDVEVA
- the hypF gene encoding carbamoyltransferase HypF, which encodes MGAAVTSRRRLRVRGTVQGVGFRPFVYRLAHEHGLDGFVRNDGAGVWIEVEGTTRGLTRFEALLRDEPPPLARIVSVDADDVPSRGGAGFRIVESASAPSTRALVPADVAPCDDCLRELFDPRDRRHRYPFINCTACGPRYTVVTALPYDRARTTMSAFPLCAECHAEYEDPTTRRFHAEPTACTTCGPSLRLIAPTTRASTARGEEPHALAEGGAPFAREDGARVFSEGGARFAREDGAGGLAVRGVQAVREGALRGAVRAIAAGGVVAVKGAGGYLLAVDAWNAAAVARLRARKRRPDKPFALMARGLAEIEALAHVSVVERAALLSPARPIVLLRLRDGVDAPEGVAPRLREIGMMLPSTPLHALLLADGPPLQVMTSGNARDEPIAKDDEDAFARLGSIADVFLAHDRPIHTRVDDSVVRVTGGATQLLRRARGFVPEALALPKAPAFPKESESAHPEALVLPVVGPAVLAVGADLKNAVCLTRGGEAFLSQHVGDLAAPAALDFFVETIDKLAGFLDVRPAHVAHDLHPEYRSTRWALACGRALVPVQHHHAHVASCLAEHGRVGPAIGVAFDGTGCGPDGSLWGGELLVFDLAGFRRAGHLRPLALPGGEAAIREPWRLALAALVDAGVGDGVIADVLADVAPSKRALVERMIARAVATPHATGAGRWFDAVAAIAGGARAISYEGQAAIELAAAATNAPYDLAFHGAEPYELAFHGAEPYELAFDGGEPFVVDLRPTVRAIAADVVAGASRGAVSARFHETVARAIALACRRVRAATRIGLVALSGGCFQNRLLSERAAALLGADGFEVFVHRRVPPNDGGVAFGQAAIASCRLWRRRNRKGG
- a CDS encoding HypC/HybG/HupF family hydrogenase formation chaperone — translated: MCLGIPGEVIDVRDLHGVRYGTVQFAGVTRDVCLECQPDVAPGDFVLVHVGFAIAKIDREEAARAWRVLEEIGELNDLFANGEERGGVS
- the hypD gene encoding hydrogenase formation protein HypD; this encodes MKYVDEYRNSKVAAALAKRIGEVASRPWVLMEICGGQTHSIVRYGIDRILPREVELVHGPGCPVCVTPLETIDRAHAIAREPDVIFTSFGDMLRVPGSATDLLQLRSRGADVRIVYAPTDAVAIARENPDKRVVFFGIGFETTAPANALAVSQARRLGVANFSMLVSHVRVPPAIDAILDARDNRVQGFLGPGHVCAVVGTEEYEELTARHHVPIVIAGFEPIDLLEGILMTVQQLEEGRAETENQYKRTVKREGNAGARRLVDEVFEVSDRKWRGIGLIPRSGLRLREEYRAHDAEALFDVQAITTAESTACISGLVLRGLKKPSDCPAFGKTCRPEQPLGATMVSAEGACAAYWQYGRRPDLEVAPGGEHA
- the hypE gene encoding hydrogenase expression/formation protein HypE, which codes for MLDPKLGDALLAATCPVPIADTPTVLLGHGSGGRLTAKLIEETMLPAFRNPLLEPLEDAAILAPAAGRIALTTDSYVVTPIFFPGGDIGELAVNGTVNDLVVSGARPLALSLAFILEEGFPLADLERVVASVKRAAERARVRIATGDTKVVGRGSADKVFINTSGVGVVPEGREVSARRVREGDAILVSGTIGDHGVAILSCREGLAFGGDLASDTAPLGDLVESLLAACPTVHAMRDPTRGGVAATVVEIASREKVGIELDEELLPVRDVVRGACEMLGLDPLLVANEGKLVAFVPEKDAAIALAAMRAHPLGRGAARIGRVTREHPGVVWTRTPIGGARILELPYAEMLPRIC